Proteins encoded by one window of Cryptococcus gattii WM276 chromosome K, complete sequence:
- a CDS encoding Hypothetical protein (Similar to SGTC gene model, INSD accession EAL18250.1; CNBK2680) — MTLTQRQPSPLPRRLSNNLSMGFSEVEAETHSPSVVTESPSTPHYHITPVPYLKLFPLLIQRWSEGVTYGVIFPYINEMIHSMGVEEKSVGVWSATAESVMMVTESLSAPIYAPLADRFGRRPVLIVLEIMWGVFGVAFGFSSTVWAVIILRGCLGLLAGCGVISRTMVGEMCDRTNRIKGFAVFSPAFIVGMTTAPLIGGLLANPVPHLLPSSWALFSDYPYLLPALAAGLSAIIAAWMSISILPETLDLSKHEQAHSLRGKAEGSSSSNIMGLLKYKKFQQVLTLYGLQNAIAFSFEAVFPLFGFTNKEFGGLGISTQKLGIILGCSAALSIFMTIFVFPVVHSSMPENYCLLFCLSCYPLATIFFPVMWSFNFAYEGDDVPLSVWIVMSIHMILRRFGDFASIQLDTITLDAIPSPEYLATANSLGFSISAAGRAIGPFIISWFFSISTGFSPYSPGMQLVWIVMVLLTVPSLVLAYQLGGEECHQGKSEHGYEEEQYELIINGDTRVRGTGVEE; from the exons ATGACCTTAACACAACGGCAGCCCTCACCTCTACCTCGCCGTCTCTCAAATAATCTCTCGATGGGATTTTCGGAGGTGGAAGCGGAAACTCATTCGCCCTCAGTAGTCACCGAGTCTCCCAGCACTCCCCATTATCACATAACACCAGTTCCGTATCTCAAGCTATTTCCTCTTCTTATACAGAGATGGTCAGAAGGCGTGACTTATGGCGTGATATTCCCATACATCAATGAGATGATACATTCCATgggggtggaggagaagTCTGTGGGTGTGTGGTCTGCCACAGCG GAATCAGTGATGATGGTGACTGAATCCTTATCGGCGCCTATATATGCACCACTCGCCGACCGATTTGGGAGACGGCCGGTCTTAATTGTACTAGAGATAATGTGGGGCGTCTTTGGGGTTGCCTTTGGCTTCTCATCGACTGTATGGGCAGTGATTATTCTCCGCGGTTGTT TGGGCTTATTAGCGGGATGCGGCGTGATCTCCAGGACGATGGTGGGAGAAATGTGTGATCGGACAAATAGAATCAAAG GTTTCGCTGTCTTTTCACCCGCTTTTATTGTAGGAATGACAACGGC ACCCCTAATAGGAGGTCTTCTTGCCAACCCTGTACCCCATCTCTTGCCTTCCTCATGGGCATTGTTTTCCGATTATCCGTATTTACTGCCAGCTTTGGCTGCTGGTCTATCTGCAATCATTGCTGCTTGGATGTCTATCTCAATTCTACCAGAG ACTCTAGATCTTTCAAAGCACGAGCAAGCCCATTCCCTAAGAGGAAAGGCTGAAGGTTCCAGTAGCAGCAACATAATGGGGCTACTAAAGTATAAGAAATTCCAGCAAGTTCTCACTTTGTATGGCC TACAAAACGCCATTGCATTCTCTTTCGAAGCTGTCTTCCCTCTCTTTGGCTTCACCAACAAGGAGTTTGGGGGTCTGGGTATATCA ACTCAAAAACTAGGTATCATTCTAGGATGCTCCGCCGCTCTTTCCATTTTTATGACGATTTTCGTCTTCCCAGTTGTACATTCATCTATGCCAGAGAATTACTGCCTTTTATTTT GTCTTTCTTGTTACCCTTTAGCCACGATATTTTTCCCAGTTATGTGGTCTTTCAATTTCGCTTACGAAGGAGATGATGTGCCTCTTTCGGTATGGATAGTGATGTCAATACATATGATATTGAGGAGGTTCGGAGATTTCGCTTCGAT ACAACTCGACACAATCACATTGGACGCTATTCCTAGCCCCGAATACTTGGCAACCGCAAACTCGCTCGGCTTTAGTATATCA GCTGCAGGACGCGCGATCGGCCCCTTCATTATTAGCTGGTTTTTCTCCATTTCCACGGGCTTCTCTCCCTACTCTCCTGGGATGCAGCTGGTCTGGATTGTGATGGTTTTGTTGACTGTCCCATCTCTTGTGCTGGCCTATCAGCTAGGAGGTGAAGAGTGCCATCAGGGAAAGAGCGAACATGGGtatgaagaagagcagTATGAGTTGATTATTAATGGCGATACGAGGGTAAGGGGGACCGGTGTGGAAGAGTAG